A genomic window from Lotus japonicus ecotype B-129 chromosome 1, LjGifu_v1.2 includes:
- the LOC130733116 gene encoding OVARIAN TUMOR DOMAIN-containing deubiquitinating enzyme 2 isoform X1, with translation MEGVVVRRVIPSDNSCLFNAVGYVMDRDQNKAAELRQVIAATVASDPEKYNEAFLGKPNAEYCTWILDSEKWGGAIELSILVDYYGREIAAYDIQTTRCDLYGQESNYSERVMLIYDGLHYDALAMSPVEGAPEEFDQTIFAVENNRSIGPVEGLAVNFIKDQHRKRRFTDTANFTLRCGVCQIGVIGQKEAVEHAQATGHVNFQEYR, from the exons ATGGAAGGTGTTGTTGTGAGAAGAGTTATTCCTTCTGATAACAGTTGTCTCTTCAATGCAGTTGG ATATGTTATGGATCGTGACCAAAACAAAGCTGCTGAGTTGAGACAG GTTATAGCTGCCACAGTAGCAAGTGATCCTGAGAAGTATAATGAAGCATTCCTTGGAAAGCCAAATGCAGAGTATTGTACCTGGATTCTGGATTCAGAGAAGTGGGGAG GTGCAATTGAACTTTCAATATTAGTAGATTATTATGGACGTGAAATTGCAGCATATGATATCCAGACCACAAGATGTGATTTGTATGGTCAG GAAAGTAACTATTCTGAAAGGGTGATGCTTATTTATGATGGTCTCCACTACGATGCATTAGCT ATGTCTCCTGTTGAGGGAGCTCCTGAGGAGTTTGATCAGACCATATTTGCTGTAGAGAATAACAGAAGCATTGGACCTGTTGAGGGGCTAGCTGTAAATTTTATTAAAGACCAACATAG GAAACGAAGATTCACTGACACTGCCAACTTCACATTGCGCTGTGGGGTGTGCCAAATTGGAGTAATTGGTCAGAAG GAGGCCGTGGAGCATGCACAAGCAACTGGTCATGTTAACTTCCAAGAATACAGATGA
- the LOC130733116 gene encoding OVARIAN TUMOR DOMAIN-containing deubiquitinating enzyme 2 isoform X2: MEGVVVRRVIPSDNSCLFNAVGYVMDRDQNKAAELRQVIAATVASDPEKYNEAFLGKPNAEYCTWILDSEKWGGAIELSILVDYYGREIAAYDIQTTRCDLYGQESNYSERVMLIYDGLHYDALAMSPVEGAPEEFDQTIFAVENNRSIGPVEGLAVNFIKDQHRKRRFTDTANFTLRCGVCQIGVIGQKVIPKYLVFVLTHRIRTLS, encoded by the exons ATGGAAGGTGTTGTTGTGAGAAGAGTTATTCCTTCTGATAACAGTTGTCTCTTCAATGCAGTTGG ATATGTTATGGATCGTGACCAAAACAAAGCTGCTGAGTTGAGACAG GTTATAGCTGCCACAGTAGCAAGTGATCCTGAGAAGTATAATGAAGCATTCCTTGGAAAGCCAAATGCAGAGTATTGTACCTGGATTCTGGATTCAGAGAAGTGGGGAG GTGCAATTGAACTTTCAATATTAGTAGATTATTATGGACGTGAAATTGCAGCATATGATATCCAGACCACAAGATGTGATTTGTATGGTCAG GAAAGTAACTATTCTGAAAGGGTGATGCTTATTTATGATGGTCTCCACTACGATGCATTAGCT ATGTCTCCTGTTGAGGGAGCTCCTGAGGAGTTTGATCAGACCATATTTGCTGTAGAGAATAACAGAAGCATTGGACCTGTTGAGGGGCTAGCTGTAAATTTTATTAAAGACCAACATAG GAAACGAAGATTCACTGACACTGCCAACTTCACATTGCGCTGTGGGGTGTGCCAAATTGGAGTAATTGGTCAGAAGGTCATTCCTAAGTACCTGGTGTTTGTGCTTACCCACCGGATTAGGACTCTCTCAT GA
- the LOC130733116 gene encoding OVARIAN TUMOR DOMAIN-containing deubiquitinating enzyme 2 isoform X3, whose product MEGVVVRRVIPSDNSCLFNAVGYVMDRDQNKAAELRQVIAATVASDPEKYNEAFLGKPNAEYCTWILDSEKWGGAIELSILVDYYGREIAAYDIQTTRCDLYGQESNYSERVMLIYDGLHYDALAMSPVEGAPEEFDQTIFAVENNRSIGPVEGLAVNFIKDQHRKRRFTDTANFTLRCGVCQIGVIGGRGACTSNWSC is encoded by the exons ATGGAAGGTGTTGTTGTGAGAAGAGTTATTCCTTCTGATAACAGTTGTCTCTTCAATGCAGTTGG ATATGTTATGGATCGTGACCAAAACAAAGCTGCTGAGTTGAGACAG GTTATAGCTGCCACAGTAGCAAGTGATCCTGAGAAGTATAATGAAGCATTCCTTGGAAAGCCAAATGCAGAGTATTGTACCTGGATTCTGGATTCAGAGAAGTGGGGAG GTGCAATTGAACTTTCAATATTAGTAGATTATTATGGACGTGAAATTGCAGCATATGATATCCAGACCACAAGATGTGATTTGTATGGTCAG GAAAGTAACTATTCTGAAAGGGTGATGCTTATTTATGATGGTCTCCACTACGATGCATTAGCT ATGTCTCCTGTTGAGGGAGCTCCTGAGGAGTTTGATCAGACCATATTTGCTGTAGAGAATAACAGAAGCATTGGACCTGTTGAGGGGCTAGCTGTAAATTTTATTAAAGACCAACATAG GAAACGAAGATTCACTGACACTGCCAACTTCACATTGCGCTGTGGGGTGTGCCAAATTGGAGTAATTG GAGGCCGTGGAGCATGCACAAGCAACTGGTCATGTTAA